AAACTCACCACCACGTACACCCACTGTCGGCACAGGTACAGCAGACGCTTGAAGCGATATGCGATCGTGAACAAGTTGCAAATCTATCCTGTCCGTTAATCCATTCTTAACGGGGTTTGACGTTATCTCTTTGCAGGTTCATCAGCATCCGTCAAGCGTTGCCGTGGCATCCCAGTCCGGCACCACGATTCAGGTGCAAGCACAACCGCACCATCAAACTATACAGGTGTACGAGACGCACGAAGGATCAGGCCCGGGGGGTGAGGTGCAACAGGTAGCCGAAGGTACGGTCGATGCTAAAACACACTATACCAACCTGGAACCGGTGCATACACTTGCATCACCACAGAACTACTACATTGCGTCCGATGGCTATACGACCGGAAACTACACCACGTTTCTGCCGCAGAAGGAAACAATCTACTACCATTCGCCGAGCCCTAATCCGGTTCTGTACAAAGGAGACCCGACACTTACCTCATCGTCAATCATTACCAAGCAGATTCACTACCCGGGCCCTATTCCAAACTCGCAGAACATGTACGAAAATGCCACCGGACATAGCAGCAGCTCACCCGGAGCACAACAGATTTACCCGGGCTATTGGAATGGCGCAGGAGTCGACTACAATACAGTGAGTTTTGTTCTGGGATGTAATACTAATATGGCACGGATTCAAAGATTCTAATAGGCAATGTACAAAGACACGGACTTTATCTGGAACAGTAGTAGAATCAAGAGAAGAGTAGTAGAATCAAGAGAAGAGTAGTAGAATCAAGAGAAGTGCAGTAGAGTTAAGAGAAGAGAAGTAGAATCAAGAGAAGAGTAGTAGAACCAAGAGAAGAGTAGGAGAATCAAGAGAAGAGTAGGAGAATCAAGAGAAGAGTAGTAAAATCAAGAGAAGAGTAGTAGAATCAAGAGAAGAGTAGTTGGATTTTTATGCGGTGATGTGTTGGTAGTGGCGCCGATCTTCACTCGACAGGATCggtctaaaatcccatccagaccaatcCCCTCCAATccaagaaagccagaaattgCTAGCCTTTGGACCTCTTGAGATTGTTGTGTCGATAGAGGAGAAGTAGAATCAGAGGATCATGTTCATTATCGTATCATGAAATCTGAGCGCATACTTTGTATAGCTTTCTCGAGAATCAAGAGTTCAGTTAGTGGATTAATGTGGAGATTCATTATTGGAGCATTTTAAAGGACATCTCTGTTAATGAGTGACGTGTTTGCTTTTCAGAACTTTACTGGTACAATCGTGATGGATAATGCGGGTGGAAATGTTGGAGAGTATGCGACAAACGGGCAGCACAGTTGGCAGATTAGCTCGCTGAACGAAGCGTACGATCCACAGCTGGTCCCACCACCGGAACACCGTGAGTGCGTGAACTGTGGCAGCTCCGATACACCGCTCTGGCGGCGGGACACCGTCGGCCATACCCTGTGCAATGCGTGTGCACTGTACACGAGACAGAATCCGGGCACCAATCGGCCACCAAATCGTTCGCAGAAAGCCAAACAAGCAGTGGTAAGCGGAACCGCCGACCTGTTGGTGGAAAGTGGTAGACCAAGATGCtgaaacggttttttttaattttcttaccCGCAGAAAACACCTCCAGCTCAGGGCAATCGTCGGTCGGGTGTGACGTGCGCGAACTGTCAAACCACGACGACAACGCTATGGCGTCGGAACAACCAGGGCGATCCGGTGTGCAATGCGTGCGGATTGTACTACAAACTGCACAGCGTAAACCGTCCGCTTACAATGAAGAAGGACGGTATTCAAACGCGCAAGCGTAAACCAAAATCTAGTCAGCAGATACAGCCTATGAACGGGCTGAATACAGGTGAGTACGTGTGCCAGGTGCGGTGGGAAGCGGTTGCGATGCTAACAAATGTCTTCTGCTGTAGGGAAACTGCTACCATCGATGATACCGTCCCAGTATCATTCGATCTCCGAACCAAAGCTTCTAAACGCCAGCCAGTCGCACCTATCAACGTCACAGCCGATGGAGCTCCACAATTCGCCCGGCCACGATCCACGGTTTGTGGATAGTTCACCAGGCGCACCCGGCGGTGGAAACTCGTCACCTCATCTTGCACCCGTGCCTAACAATCTTGCACGCCACATACCAATATCGTGAGTACAGCACGGACACACCTGATCGCGACAGTGCGCATCTAACGCTTTGCTTAACTTACACCCACAGCGTACCTTCGATGGACGGGAACCGGGGAGCGAATGGAGAAATCACCAGCGTCATCACCAGCACCGCGGTGGCGGAGCGTTCTGGCAATTAACctgccgatcgatcgatcgtcgaTCACCGCATCGAACAGGCGCAATTCAGTGGCAgtaggaaaaaggaaaaagcttTCCGTGTGTTTCTTTGTACCAATGCCAAATAGGTTAAGGCGATAGAGGAGACAAGCGCTAGTATGTAAACACCAAAGGTACCAAATATGTTTTCGAAGCTAAGACAAATTGTACAGTGGCGGGCAATTGGCTGGGAGCAACAAGAAGTGTTCGTAATAAAAGCAAGCGTACttaaaacattcgaaactggCCGTTGCATCAATGGGCAGGAGTGACTCATTCTTTTCGGCATTTCGTTCCTCAAAGGAATGCTAGTCTAAACGACCATCGAGAAATGCTAGAAAGCCCCGTGGCTGGGTCTGATCTTGCCATAGACACAGAGAACACTGAATCAATTGTCGCACACTTATCTCCCGGGGTGCTACTTTATCTTGGTTCCATTTAACTAATGCTGTGTCTCTGACAGGATGATGCCTATGTGGACGGCACACGCAAGCGAGATTCTTTTCGGTGAACTTTATAAGATCGTTGTGTAGATTGACCGGTGTCGGGGAGGCTTAGGCCAGATCAAAAGGATACAAACGAGGATAGTTACTTTTGTCGAGGATCGAAACAATTTCGGGCTGCCTCTATTCTAGTGGAATGAGTCATCCCTCGGAGAATAGACTTCAAGCTCACGTCAAATGTTCGTGGTTCTAAAAGTTAAGGCAATTTTCACAGAAAAGATGTCGATTTTCTGTTGGTTAACATTGTTTTACGTTACTTTGCGTTACTATTGGAAATCACTGCTTGGAACAATGCTCATTCATTTGGCTATTGTATTGCCTCTTGGCGCCACATAAAACGGATCTCAAATGCACTTTCTATGCAAAGTTTGCGCGGGTTACGTTGTTGTCTCGTATGCAGGCGAACGTATCGGTATTACGAAAGCGATTGCCCACAGCAAGTCCAACATCAAAGTCCCAGCCGCGGAAAGAAAACGAATGTTCGATATTAAaaccaaaatcgaaacaaaacaaaaaagcaacaacgcTGCCTCTGGTGGAAGCATGTCGCATCGTGGAGAAGCATCGTGGTACGGTGTTTGTTGGCGATTAATGCGAACTTGCGACGCGTTTGCATTAGCCCCGAGGTCGCATCGCGGGACACCAATTGATAACTTCGGGGGCATCGTCGGGGTCTGAGACGTGCTGACTCCGTGTCCGTGCACGAGGTGTAGGATAAGAATCGGTAACGATATTTGCCGCTTTCTACACTCGTTCCGGAGGATCCGCGCAAAAGGACACGGGGAAGGTTTCGGTTGGTTGATGCG
The Anopheles moucheti chromosome 2, idAnoMoucSN_F20_07, whole genome shotgun sequence genome window above contains:
- the LOC128309012 gene encoding trans-acting T-cell-specific transcription factor GATA-3-like isoform X2, which codes for MLTYHRNTSLSVLRYNFFCTKTAHNSGTTSGGSVRTPPGIDCWAHPGGRNGGHCRAGHPDVGHDLRLAMETSNEPKDQEQAPSSEVTSSVHQTVSHQPVSVSQASHTLSDVPVGEMIVNTELHAVAERSSSGQQTAVIINQHKQRMITTTGQIREIAEGQEPPNESSDYDTVEYHQTVQSAGGVEQHSYSYETGHATSQEQGVVVSAASTAAVPGVQIVKREMIEKEVALAAAAAAAAANNPPETTIIPVQTQTIFVEYKNEGEEPVRYVNRCEDVKYHPHPRYIYQQPPGALSLPSTLHSGSGHPHVSHHPHPQHHHHHHAHHGHSMVPPGHQTHHHVHPLSAQVHQHPSSVAVASQSGTTIQVQAQPHHQTIQVYETHEGSGPGGEVQQVAEGTVDAKTHYTNLEPVHTLASPQNYYIASDGYTTGNYTTFLPQKETIYYHSPSPNPVLYKGDPTLTSSSIITKQIHYPGPIPNSQNMYENATGHSSSSPGAQQIYPGYWNGAGVDYNTNFTGTIVMDNAGGNVGEYATNGQHSWQISSLNEAYDPQLVPPPEHRECVNCGSSDTPLWRRDTVGHTLCNACALYTRQNPGTNRPPNRSQKAKQAVKTPPAQGNRRSGVTCANCQTTTTTLWRRNNQGDPVCNACGLYYKLHSVNRPLTMKKDGIQTRKRKPKSSQQIQPMNGLNTGKLLPSMIPSQYHSISEPKLLNASQSHLSTSQPMELHNSPGHDPRFVDSSPGAPGGGNSSPHLAPVPNNLARHIPISVPSMDGNRGANGEITSVITSTAVAERSGN
- the LOC128309012 gene encoding uncharacterized protein LOC128309012 isoform X3: MLTYHRNTSLSVLRYNFFCTKTAHNSGTTSGGSVRTPPGIDCWAHPGGRNGGHCRAGHPDVGHDLRLAMETSNEPKDQEQAPSSEVTSSVHQTVSHQPVSVSQASHTLSDVPVGEMIVNTELHAVAERSSSGQQTAVIINQHKQRMITTTGQIREIAEGQEPPNESSDYDTVEYHQTVQSAGGVEQHSYSYETGHATSQEQGVVVSAASTAAVPGVQIVKREMIEKEVALAAAAAAAAANNPPETTIIPVQTQTIFVEYKNEGEEPVRYVNRCEDVKYHPHPRYIYQQPPGALSLPSTLHSGSGHPHVSHHPHPQHHHHHHAHHGHSMVPPGHQTHHHVHPLSAQVHQHPSSVAVASQSGTTIQVQAQPHHQTIQVYETHEGSGPGGEVQQNYYIASDGYTTGNYTTFLPQKETIYYHSPSPNPVLYKGDPTLTSSSIITKQIHYPGPIPNSQNMYENATGHSSSSPGAQQIYPGYWNGAGVDYNTNFTGTIVMDNAGGNVGEYATNGQHSWQISSLNEAYDPQLVPPPEHRECVNCGSSDTPLWRRDTVGHTLCNACALYTRQNPGTNRPPNRSQKAKQAVKTPPAQGNRRSGVTCANCQTTTTTLWRRNNQGDPVCNACGLYYKLHSVNRPLTMKKDGIQTRKRKPKSSQQIQPMNGLNTGKLLPSMIPSQYHSISEPKLLNASQSHLSTSQPMELHNSPGHDPRFVDSSPGAPGGGNSSPHLAPVPNNLARHIPISVPSMDGNRGANGEITSVITSTAVAERSGN
- the LOC128309012 gene encoding GATA-binding factor 3-like isoform X1, coding for MAVSSDTKNGGGVAVSCPPSGPIPSAAVTSASATTTTVSSAAMVPIPLDPAASAPPNETTGIAVKMETSNEPKDQEQAPSSEVTSSVHQTVSHQPVSVSQASHTLSDVPVGEMIVNTELHAVAERSSSGQQTAVIINQHKQRMITTTGQIREIAEGQEPPNESSDYDTVEYHQTVQSAGGVEQHSYSYETGHATSQEQGVVVSAASTAAVPGVQIVKREMIEKEVALAAAAAAAAANNPPETTIIPVQTQTIFVEYKNEGEEPVRYVNRCEDVKYHPHPRYIYQQPPGALSLPSTLHSGSGHPHVSHHPHPQHHHHHHAHHGHSMVPPGHQTHHHVHPLSAQVQQTLEAICDREQHPSSVAVASQSGTTIQVQAQPHHQTIQVYETHEGSGPGGEVQQVAEGTVDAKTHYTNLEPVHTLASPQNYYIASDGYTTGNYTTFLPQKETIYYHSPSPNPVLYKGDPTLTSSSIITKQIHYPGPIPNSQNMYENATGHSSSSPGAQQIYPGYWNGAGVDYNTNFTGTIVMDNAGGNVGEYATNGQHSWQISSLNEAYDPQLVPPPEHRECVNCGSSDTPLWRRDTVGHTLCNACALYTRQNPGTNRPPNRSQKAKQAVKTPPAQGNRRSGVTCANCQTTTTTLWRRNNQGDPVCNACGLYYKLHSVNRPLTMKKDGIQTRKRKPKSSQQIQPMNGLNTGKLLPSMIPSQYHSISEPKLLNASQSHLSTSQPMELHNSPGHDPRFVDSSPGAPGGGNSSPHLAPVPNNLARHIPISVPSMDGNRGANGEITSVITSTAVAERSGN
- the LOC128309012 gene encoding GATA-binding factor 3-like isoform X4 — protein: METSNEPKDQEQAPSSEVTSSVHQTVSHQPVSVSQASHTLSDVPVGEMIVNTELHAVAERSSSGQQTAVIINQHKQRMITTTGQIREIAEGQEPPNESSDYDTVEYHQTVQSAGGVEQHSYSYETGHATSQEQGVVVSAASTAAVPGVQIVKREMIEKEVALAAAAAAAAANNPPETTIIPVQTQTIFVEYKNEGEEPVRYVNRCEDVKYHPHPRYIYQQPPGALSLPSTLHSGSGHPHVSHHPHPQHHHHHHAHHGHSMVPPGHQTHHHVHPLSAQVHQHPSSVAVASQSGTTIQVQAQPHHQTIQVYETHEGSGPGGEVQQVAEGTVDAKTHYTNLEPVHTLASPQNYYIASDGYTTGNYTTFLPQKETIYYHSPSPNPVLYKGDPTLTSSSIITKQIHYPGPIPNSQNMYENATGHSSSSPGAQQIYPGYWNGAGVDYNTNFTGTIVMDNAGGNVGEYATNGQHSWQISSLNEAYDPQLVPPPEHRECVNCGSSDTPLWRRDTVGHTLCNACALYTRQNPGTNRPPNRSQKAKQAVKTPPAQGNRRSGVTCANCQTTTTTLWRRNNQGDPVCNACGLYYKLHSVNRPLTMKKDGIQTRKRKPKSSQQIQPMNGLNTGKLLPSMIPSQYHSISEPKLLNASQSHLSTSQPMELHNSPGHDPRFVDSSPGAPGGGNSSPHLAPVPNNLARHIPISVPSMDGNRGANGEITSVITSTAVAERSGN